In Anthocerotibacter panamensis C109, the sequence CAGGTCCGCGCCATGCTGCACGAATAGCTGTGCACTGGACATCCCCAAGCTCAAAGCCTGAGCAGGCAGGCCGAGAAAGCGCTGGATCGCTCCGCGTTCCGGGTCGTAAGCGAGGAGTCCGCTGCGGTCTTGGACCAAGAGCGTACCGGGGCGCGGGGAGGTTCCTGGATAGTCAAAGGGGACATATTCCAGCCCCGTCGCCTGGTCGATCTGGTTGACGAGTAGCTCAGGCTGGAGGACGTACAATGCGTCACGCTGCGCCCACAGCGGTCTCGTTGAACCTAAAAATAAGGGACCTGAAATAATAGCAATCAGTAGGACACAAAGCCATCGCTTGAGAGACATGGTAGTCACCCTTTGTCTTTATGAGGAGAATTTGAGCAGGTAAAAAACATCTGTGGATGCCCCTAACACATTGAGCAGGAGATGATAATTGCAGCTCTTTTTCCAAAAGCCATACACGCCCAGATTTAGTTGGTTTTGGGATGTATGTAGCGCATTGCAGTCGAAGGTAGAATACGAAATTCTGACCTGTACTTTCAATCAAGGAAATCGCCTAACTTAAGTTATTAGCGCTTAAGAACTAGAGCTATTGGGAAAGTCCTAACACCTTTACAGGATAAAAATTCTTCCTGATTTGAGCGGTCAACCCTAGCGGTAAATCCCCTCAGAAACCTGCTTCCAATAGGGGTGCGCTATACGCTCCTTCCCGCAAGTCCACTTGGTTTTTCAGTCCTCGCCCCAGCTTTACCCCCTGAAAAGCAAGATTTGATACCATTTGATCGACACCTTAGGCAGTCCTTCACCCATGAGCCATCCTCTGAACAAGTACAGTGCCCGCATCACCCAACGGATCTCCCAGCCAGCCTCCCAGGCCATGCTGTACGGAACAGGGCTCACGCAAGAGGATATGAGCTGTGCTCAAGTCGGGATCGCCAGCATGTGGTACGAGGGGAACACCTGCAACATGCACCTACTCGATCTTGCCGCCAAAGTCAAAGAAGGGGTCCGGGCGGCGGGGCTCGTCGGGATGCGCTTCAACACCATTGGGGTCAGCGACGGTATTTCTATGGGTACCGAGGGGATGAACTACTCATTGCAATCGCGGGACCTCATCGCCGACTCCATAGAGACCGTGATGGCAGCCCAGTGGTATGACGCCTGTATCGCCCTACCGGGCTGCGACAAGAATATGCCCGGTGCCCTCATCGCTATGGGTCGCCTCAACCGCCCCAGCCTTATGGTTTACGGCGGGACGATCCGCCCCGGCTTCTGGCAGGGCGAAAAAATCGATATTGTTTCTGCTTTTCAGAGCTACGGAGCCTACCTTAATCATCGACTCGATGCTGCCGGATTGCAGGATATCCTGAAGCACGCCTGTCCAGGAGCGGGGGCTTGCGGGGGCATGTACACCGCCAACACCATGGCCTCTGCCATTGAAGCTTTGGGTATGAGCCTGCCCTACAGTTCCTCGACCCCCGCACTAGACCCAGGGAAAATCGAGGAGTGCCTCCAGGCAGGAGCAGCGATTCGGCTGTTGTTGGAGCGGGATATCAAGCCCAGCGATATCATGACCCGCGCCGCTTTTGAGAACGCCATCACGGTCGTCATGGCCCTCGGCGGTTCGACCAATGCTGTCCTCCACCTCATTGCCATGGCGAAATCCGTAGCGGTTCCGCTGAAGCTAGACGACTTCCAGCGCATCAGTGACCGTGTACCCTATATCGCTGACCTCAAGCCCAGCGGAGCCTATGTCATGGAAGACCTCCATCAGGTCGGAGGGACGCCCGCCGTCTTGAAATTGCTCTTAGAAGCTGGATTCCTCCAGGGCGACTGCCTCACCGTGACCGGCAAGACCCTGGCGCAGAACCTGGATAGTTTGCCGGGGCTGGCAGCGGGGCAAAAAGTTATCGTCCCCCTTGCCCAACCCATCAAAGCCTCGGGGCATCTGCGCATCCTCTACGGAAACCTCGCCACCGCTGGAGCTGTAGCCAAAATCACGGGCAAAGAAGGGCTTGTTTTTACAGGTCCGGCGCGGGTTTTTGACTCCGAAGAAGAAGCCCTGAGTGCTCTGGAAGAACAGCAGATCTGTAAAGGGGACGTGGTGGTCATCCGCTATGAAGGTCCCAAAGGTGGACCGGGCATGAGTGAAATGCTCACCATAACCGCAGCCATCATGGGTGCAGGACTGGGCAAAGAGGTGGCGTTGATTACAGACGGACGCTTCTCCGGCGGGACCCATGGCTTTGTAGTCGGGCATGTAACCCCTGAAGCGCAACTGGGGGGCCTTCTTGCCTTACTCCAGGATGGAGACCTCATCACCATCGACGCCCAGCAAAATCGCATTTTTGCCCATCTGGATGAGTCTGCTATCGCCGCACGACGCACCCTCTGGCAAGCTCCTCCCCTCAAAGCCACACGGGGCACCCTCTACAAATACATCAAGAATGTGAGTACGGCTACGGAGGGTTGCGTAACGGATGCGTAAGCCGATAGGTTTACCCCTGATTAGCCGTGACCATGCTGTCCACGGGCGAGGAAGCCATGGGTGATAATGTGAGGATGCAGCCCGCCGCCCCTTCGCGCGATCCTGAAATTCCATGAGCGGTCATTACCGTGCCACTGGCATCAACCTAAAACGACAGCCCTTAGGCGAGGCCGACCTCCTGGTGACCATCTTCACCCGCGAACGGGGCATCATCCGAGCCGTAGCCAAGGGTGCCAAAAAAGCTCGCTCGAAATTGGGCGGGCGCATGGACCTCTTTGTGGTCAATGACCTCCTTCTCTACCAAGGGCGCTCCTTGGATGTCATTGAGCAGGGAGAAACGCTGCATAGCTTCAACCACCTCAGCCGCGACCTCGGTCGTCTGGGGACCGCCCAATACTGGGCCGAGGGTATCCTCGCTGAGGGCGTCAGCGGTCAAGCCCACCCAGAACTGTTCGACTTGTTCCTAGAACATCTAGGCCGGATCGAGGGCTGCGCCCCGGAACTCATCAGCGGTCAACTCGTCCATGGGCTCTATCGCTTGTTGGATGTGAGCGGCGTCGCGCCTGGAGTCGCCACCTGTACCGTCAGCGGACGGGTCCTCCACTCCGAAGCAGCAGGCTTTAGCATAACCCTGGGTGGACTGGTGGCGGCGGAATACCAAAAGGAAGGTCAGGCGGTGCTGCCTTTGACTCAAGAGCAAGTGATGGCCCTCCAGTGGTTGCCCCAACCCAACCTGCCCCCGGATGTCCTGCAAGCTGGGGTATGGATTAGCCTGGAGCGCTGTCTGCGGCGTTATCTGGAATTTTATCTACAGCGGAGTGTGCGCTCGGCGGCTCTACTGGAAGTCTGTCTGGGCTAAGACGACGCCCACTGCTCGAGCAAGTAGCTCTGGAACGCCTCAATATCCACCCACGCCAAGACGTGAATGCGGCGGCCCCCTGGATGCAGGAGCGTGCGTCCCTGACTAGAGCCATGGGGGACAATAACTGTCTCTACTTCCTGGACCTGATAGATCTCAGGGCGGGCGAGATAGGCTGTGGCGAGCACATCCCAGAAATAGCCCTGCTGGGGGATCATCAGAGCGTAGCACTGCCCCGCCAAGTCACTGAGTGCAAAGCGCCGCTGTCTCGCGAGTTGCCGGACAAAATGGGACGTGACCGGGACTTGATTGGTGAGGTCTAGCGGGCAGAGGACGATGGGAATCTGCGTCTGCCAGACCTGCTCGGCAGCCAACGGGTCCCAATAGGCATTCCACTCCGCCGTCCCATCCTGTCCGGGCTCATAACTGCGCTCTACATTGCCCGGTACGCCCAACGCCCCACCCATCCAGACGATTCGCGCGATCTTATGGGCCACGCTCGGGTCTTGGTCGAGCGCCGCAGCGACTGTGGTAAGCGGTCCGGTCACGAGGAGCGTCACGGGTCGGGGAGCTTCGAGCAAGATAGCGGCCATAAATTCCTGTCCGCTCTCAGGGAGAAGCGCAGTTTGAAGCGTATCCACTTCGTTGAGGATAGGCAGGTGGTCGATGATACAGGAATCACGGCGATAAAGGTGGGGGAACGGGTTGAGCCCGCGCACGGTACTCTGGGCGACAGGCATGTGTGTATGGCCCATCAAGTCCAAGATCTTGCGGCTTGCACGCACCGCAGATTGGATATAGCAGTCAGCAGGGGTCACGACCACCCCGAGCGGATGGAGGGTGTCCATAGTCAGGAGCAACATCAAGGACAAGTAATCGTCCACTCCGCCGTCATGGTCCATCAAGACAAGAGGCTTAGTCATAGCTATAGGGTAATCACTTTCCTGGCGGGCTCCAGAACTATCGTGGGCATTGCTGGGCAAGAAGAGCGAACGACAGCGCCCTGCGGCTGAGACTCACGTAAGTTTACGGGGTGTTCTCTGCTGGCTGAGACTCGGCAGCACTAGGGTACGCTACCGACTCTGGTAGGATGGAGCAATGAGAATTTTTGTGTATCATACGCCCGAACTGGTACCGCAGTCGGGGCTCCCGGACTGTGCCGTAGTTATAGACGTGCTCCGAGCGACCTCGACGATTGCCACAGCCCTCAACAATGGGGCAGCCGGGGTCCGGGCTTATGCAGACCTCACAGAACTCCAAGGAGCAGCGGACACCTTCGCGCCGGGGACCTGCCTGAAGGCGGGCGAGCGCGGAGGCAAGAGCGTGGCTGGGTTTGAGATGAGCAACTCCCCCTTTGAATACACGACCGAGCGGGTGAAGGACAAGTGGATTCTCATGAGCACGACCAATGGTACCCGTTCTCTCACCGCCGTGCGTGAGGCTCCGGTAGTGGTCACCTGTGCTTTTGTCAATCTAGGGATGGTCCGGGAATTTTTGCAACAGTCTGACTTCGAGACCGTATGGATCGTTGGCTCGGGCTGGGAAGGGAGTTATTCCCTGGAAGATACCTGCTGCGCTGGGGCGGTCGCGTGGGAGTTGGGGACAGCAGGCAATGACGAGGTCGTTGCGGCTCGAGCGCTCTATGGACACTGGCAGAAAGATATCCTGGGTCTGCTGAAACAAGCCAGTCACGGCCAACGTCTGTTGGGCCTAGGCGCTCTGGAAGACTTAATCTATTGCAGCAAAGACGCCCTGCCGGTCCTGCCGCGCCAAAATGAAGCGGGCTATCTTGTGGGTACACACCTATGACCCGACTCTCGAAGAGTTTTTTTGTCACGCAGCGCGAAGCCCCCGCCGAAGCAGTCGCCATCAGTCACAAGTTGCTGTTGCGCGGAGGCTTCATCCGTCCTCTGGGGGGGACAGCGGGGCTTTATACCTACGGCCCGCTGATGTGGCGGGTTTTAACTAAGATCGAACGGATTGTCCGCGAAGAATTAGACAAAATTGACGCCCAAGAAATGCTCTTGCCACAACTACATCCGGCGGAGATCTGGCAGGAATCAGGGCGTTGGTCGGTCTATTTGGCCGAGGGGCTGATGTTTACGCTCAAGGACAGTGCTGCAGAAGGAGCCCGCGAATTCGGGCTAGGGCCGACCCACGAAGAGGCAGTCTGCGACTTTGTGCGCGGCAACCTCACCACTTACCGGCAGTTGCCCTTCACGCTCTATCAGATCCAGACGAAGTTTCGTAACGAGCGCCGTCCCCGCTTCGGGCTGATGCGCGGGCGCGAATTTATCATGAAGGATGCCTATTCTTTTCATGCGACAGACGAGAGCCTGAAGAAGACCTACGGGGCTATGTATCAGGTCTACAGCAACATCTTCAGCCGCTCAGGGCTCAATTTCCGGCCTGTAGAAGCAGACTCGGGGGCGATAGGGGGCTCGGGTAGCCACGAATTCATGGCGCTTGCGGAGATTGGTGAGGACACCATCCTCTACTGCGATGCCATCAACTATGCTGCCAACCTAGAAAAAGCCCGTTCCCTGCCCCCACAAGCGGTTCCTGTCGCCCATCCTGGACCTCTGGCAAAAGTGGCGACGCCGGGGCTTAAGACTGTTCAGGAGCAGGCGCGGCTCTTGGACATCGACGTGACGCAGATCGTCAAAAACATCCTCTATGTGGCGCTTAAGGCAGGCACGGAATTCCCGGTCCTCGTCAGTATCCGGGGGGACCGTCAGGTCAATGAGACCAAGCTGAAAAATTTCCTGGACGCCTTGGATGTCCGGTTGGCGACAGATGCGCAAGTGTTGGACTTCACGGGCGTGACTCCGGGCTTCCTCGGCCCCGATGCTCCCTTTACGCTCAAGACCGCTCAACATATAACCGACCCTTCAGCAGCAGCCTTACCGTACTTCAGCACCGGCTGTAACGAACAAGGCTACCACTGGATCAACGCCCGTTGGGGCACAGAACCCGGAACGTTACCGCTCGGGGCAGTCGTCGATGTAGACACCGCCCAAGCGGGCGACCGCTGTCACCTCAAGCCGGATGCCGTGCTCGAAAGTGCACGTGGTATCGAGCTAGGTCATATCTTCCAACTCGGGACCAAGTATTCCCGGCCCATGGGCGTGACTTTTGCCGATGAAGCAGGGGCGGCACAGCCGGTGATCATGGGCTGCTATGGCATTGGCGTCTCGCGCCTGCCTGCTGCTCTGATTGAGCAGAGCCACGACGCCGATGGGATGATCTGGCCTCTTGCTATCGCACCGTACCAAGTCCATCTGGTCCTGACCAATATCAAGGACCATGCACAACTTCAAGTGGCGGACAAACTGTATCAAAAGCTTCAGGATGCTGGAATAGAAGTGCTCCTTGACGACCGCGATGAGCGGGCGGGGGTCAAGTTCAAAGACGCCGACCTGATTGGCCTCCCCTACCGCCTGACCCTGGGACGCGACCTCAAAGAAGGCATCGTCGAGGTCCGCGAGCGCAAGACGGGTACCACCGAGAAAGTAGCGGTAGAACAGGTGATAGAACACTTTACGCGTCTGGTGCAGACTGGACATTCTACCTGATGGGAAATGGGCTGTGTTGGTGACGTATGGGGCCACGATCCGCGCAGCCGAGAAAGACCGTCACGTGCACAAGCAAGTCTGGCAGTAGGAGAAGATACCTCGCTATCCTGAGCTTGGGATAGTTTAGAAATTTCTTCAATTACAGTGCGCCTGTGAAGTAAGATCTCATCAAAAATACGATAGTAGGCTCTTTAAATTATTGTTCTGGATGTGTTACAGATAAAGATAAGGAGATCAGAGGCCAATGATGAAAGAAGCAGCACTTACCGGTAAAGAACTCCTCAAGAAAGTTTCAGAACTTTCCCCCATAGCCAGCAAAAAAGAAATTGCCCGTGCCAGCGGCTATGTCGCCAGGACCAAAGCAGGTAAAGAGCGTGTCAACCTGACAAAGTTCATGAATGCTCTACTTGCAGCCAAGGGTATTTCTATGGGTGGGCAACCCACTGCAACGCGAGGCGGAAGGAATGCAGGTTATCGCATCCGAGTCCAAGCCAACGGTAACCTCCTCGTAGGAGCTGCTTACACGCGGGAGATGGACTTAGAGCCGGGAACAGAGTTTGAGATTGTGTTAGGACGCAAATTTATCAAACTTGTCAAGGTGGGACAAAGCGATGAGCCCGAAGAAAAACTGGAAGAACCTGCTGTGAAGTAATAGGCTGTTCTACGCTAGCGTCCAAGACAGCGCTGTGGATA encodes:
- the ilvD gene encoding dihydroxy-acid dehydratase, encoding MSHPLNKYSARITQRISQPASQAMLYGTGLTQEDMSCAQVGIASMWYEGNTCNMHLLDLAAKVKEGVRAAGLVGMRFNTIGVSDGISMGTEGMNYSLQSRDLIADSIETVMAAQWYDACIALPGCDKNMPGALIAMGRLNRPSLMVYGGTIRPGFWQGEKIDIVSAFQSYGAYLNHRLDAAGLQDILKHACPGAGACGGMYTANTMASAIEALGMSLPYSSSTPALDPGKIEECLQAGAAIRLLLERDIKPSDIMTRAAFENAITVVMALGGSTNAVLHLIAMAKSVAVPLKLDDFQRISDRVPYIADLKPSGAYVMEDLHQVGGTPAVLKLLLEAGFLQGDCLTVTGKTLAQNLDSLPGLAAGQKVIVPLAQPIKASGHLRILYGNLATAGAVAKITGKEGLVFTGPARVFDSEEEALSALEEQQICKGDVVVIRYEGPKGGPGMSEMLTITAAIMGAGLGKEVALITDGRFSGGTHGFVVGHVTPEAQLGGLLALLQDGDLITIDAQQNRIFAHLDESAIAARRTLWQAPPLKATRGTLYKYIKNVSTATEGCVTDA
- a CDS encoding AbrB family transcriptional regulator; this translates as MMKEAALTGKELLKKVSELSPIASKKEIARASGYVARTKAGKERVNLTKFMNALLAAKGISMGGQPTATRGGRNAGYRIRVQANGNLLVGAAYTREMDLEPGTEFEIVLGRKFIKLVKVGQSDEPEEKLEEPAVK
- a CDS encoding nucleoside hydrolase, with protein sequence MTKPLVLMDHDGGVDDYLSLMLLLTMDTLHPLGVVVTPADCYIQSAVRASRKILDLMGHTHMPVAQSTVRGLNPFPHLYRRDSCIIDHLPILNEVDTLQTALLPESGQEFMAAILLEAPRPVTLLVTGPLTTVAAALDQDPSVAHKIARIVWMGGALGVPGNVERSYEPGQDGTAEWNAYWDPLAAEQVWQTQIPIVLCPLDLTNQVPVTSHFVRQLARQRRFALSDLAGQCYALMIPQQGYFWDVLATAYLARPEIYQVQEVETVIVPHGSSQGRTLLHPGGRRIHVLAWVDIEAFQSYLLEQWASS
- the recO gene encoding DNA repair protein RecO gives rise to the protein MSGHYRATGINLKRQPLGEADLLVTIFTRERGIIRAVAKGAKKARSKLGGRMDLFVVNDLLLYQGRSLDVIEQGETLHSFNHLSRDLGRLGTAQYWAEGILAEGVSGQAHPELFDLFLEHLGRIEGCAPELISGQLVHGLYRLLDVSGVAPGVATCTVSGRVLHSEAAGFSITLGGLVAAEYQKEGQAVLPLTQEQVMALQWLPQPNLPPDVLQAGVWISLERCLRRYLEFYLQRSVRSAALLEVCLG
- a CDS encoding proline--tRNA ligase — encoded protein: MTRLSKSFFVTQREAPAEAVAISHKLLLRGGFIRPLGGTAGLYTYGPLMWRVLTKIERIVREELDKIDAQEMLLPQLHPAEIWQESGRWSVYLAEGLMFTLKDSAAEGAREFGLGPTHEEAVCDFVRGNLTTYRQLPFTLYQIQTKFRNERRPRFGLMRGREFIMKDAYSFHATDESLKKTYGAMYQVYSNIFSRSGLNFRPVEADSGAIGGSGSHEFMALAEIGEDTILYCDAINYAANLEKARSLPPQAVPVAHPGPLAKVATPGLKTVQEQARLLDIDVTQIVKNILYVALKAGTEFPVLVSIRGDRQVNETKLKNFLDALDVRLATDAQVLDFTGVTPGFLGPDAPFTLKTAQHITDPSAAALPYFSTGCNEQGYHWINARWGTEPGTLPLGAVVDVDTAQAGDRCHLKPDAVLESARGIELGHIFQLGTKYSRPMGVTFADEAGAAQPVIMGCYGIGVSRLPAALIEQSHDADGMIWPLAIAPYQVHLVLTNIKDHAQLQVADKLYQKLQDAGIEVLLDDRDERAGVKFKDADLIGLPYRLTLGRDLKEGIVEVRERKTGTTEKVAVEQVIEHFTRLVQTGHST
- a CDS encoding 2-phosphosulfolactate phosphatase family protein, with product MRIFVYHTPELVPQSGLPDCAVVIDVLRATSTIATALNNGAAGVRAYADLTELQGAADTFAPGTCLKAGERGGKSVAGFEMSNSPFEYTTERVKDKWILMSTTNGTRSLTAVREAPVVVTCAFVNLGMVREFLQQSDFETVWIVGSGWEGSYSLEDTCCAGAVAWELGTAGNDEVVAARALYGHWQKDILGLLKQASHGQRLLGLGALEDLIYCSKDALPVLPRQNEAGYLVGTHL